From a single Methylacidiphilum kamchatkense Kam1 genomic region:
- the nadD gene encoding nicotinate-nucleotide adenylyltransferase, whose protein sequence is MIRNTSVQRIAIFGGSFDPIHHGHLISAMDCLEQMALEKIIFMPCARSPFKKTNPIASAQDRLEMIRLAIKPFKKFELSSFELQSPAPSYSIHTAKAFQKLFQQIELFWIIGSDQVQGLPKWKEFAELIKIVKFIVVPRAGFPFEKKSYLRILPTSRYIDISSSEIRERVKKNLPVIHLLPSAVFRYIKKHSIYLPNKTDNEQKA, encoded by the coding sequence ATGATCAGAAATACCTCAGTTCAACGGATAGCGATCTTTGGTGGAAGCTTTGATCCTATCCATCATGGTCATTTGATTAGCGCTATGGATTGCCTTGAACAAATGGCTCTGGAGAAGATCATCTTCATGCCTTGTGCTCGTTCCCCATTCAAAAAAACCAATCCTATCGCTTCCGCTCAAGATCGACTAGAAATGATCCGGCTTGCCATCAAACCTTTCAAAAAGTTTGAACTATCTTCCTTTGAATTGCAAAGCCCTGCTCCCTCTTATTCTATCCATACGGCAAAGGCATTCCAAAAGCTCTTTCAACAGATTGAGCTATTCTGGATTATTGGTTCGGATCAAGTCCAAGGACTTCCAAAATGGAAAGAGTTTGCTGAGCTCATCAAAATCGTTAAATTTATTGTAGTTCCAAGGGCTGGTTTTCCATTCGAAAAAAAGAGTTATCTTAGGATCTTGCCAACAAGTAGATATATTGATATATCTTCTAGTGAAATTCGTGAAAGAGTGAAAAAAAATCTTCCTGTAATTCATCTTTTACCAAGTGCGGTTTTCCGTTATATTAAAAAACATTCGATCTATCTACCAAATAAAACCGATAATGAACAAAAGGCCTGA
- the rsfS gene encoding ribosome silencing factor produces the protein MSQRKAIRKKKAVLDIVLNKIDPFPPTSSHATLERDNLRLAQRCKTIILEKKGLDPLILDLRQISSFVDFFVVCTATSEPHLKALAFELEKKIREEFRLEPIHIEGSPKSHWIIIDYGPLLIHVFTEKERAFYELEKLWGDAPVL, from the coding sequence ATGAGTCAAAGAAAAGCCATTAGGAAAAAAAAGGCAGTTCTGGATATTGTTTTAAACAAAATTGACCCCTTTCCACCTACCTCTTCTCATGCCACTTTAGAAAGGGACAATCTAAGGCTGGCTCAAAGATGTAAAACGATTATTCTAGAAAAAAAGGGGCTCGATCCTCTCATTTTAGATCTACGGCAGATCTCTTCTTTTGTCGACTTTTTTGTCGTCTGCACAGCAACTTCTGAACCTCACTTAAAAGCGCTGGCTTTTGAACTGGAGAAAAAAATCCGAGAAGAATTTCGTCTTGAACCCATCCATATCGAAGGCTCTCCCAAAAGCCACTGGATCATCATCGATTACGGCCCACTCCTTATCCATGTTTTTACTGAAAAAGAAAGAGCCTTTTATGAACTCGAAAAACTTTGGGGAGATGCCCCCGTGTTATAA